The proteins below are encoded in one region of Bacteroides uniformis:
- a CDS encoding FecR family protein, translated as MIKEYFHIAHLISRHLSGEVTPEESRFLDKWRKESKSHEQLFQKICSDEHYAQHEIRKMEFDSQAGWKGVETRIKRMELRRRHLKLLRYVALFIAPVLILVFAFQDISVPHVMDGNQLLAAQQILPGGAKAILTLDNGETVYLDENADGRQLQLAGKQIQIDSTTLNYSAADGQVVLSALAYNKVEVPRGGEYTLVLNDGTKVHLNSMSSLRFPLAFEAGKREVELAGEAYFEVNKTGHPFIVSTQGMQIEVLGTTFNISAYPGEEYQATLVSGSVKVDTGEGQSLVLKPSQQASLIPGSGNIQVRTVDTAFYTSWVKGKINFKDQRLEDIMRILSRWYNIEVDYSDEALKNLRFGCYVNRYEEIAPFLELLEATENIHVKINGKTIIFYK; from the coding sequence ATGATAAAAGAGTACTTTCATATAGCTCATCTTATTTCCAGGCACCTATCCGGTGAAGTAACACCGGAAGAGAGCCGTTTTTTGGATAAATGGCGCAAAGAGAGCAAAAGCCATGAGCAGCTTTTCCAAAAGATTTGTAGTGATGAACATTATGCACAGCACGAAATTCGTAAAATGGAGTTTGATTCGCAGGCTGGATGGAAAGGTGTCGAAACACGTATCAAGAGGATGGAGCTCAGAAGGAGACATTTGAAACTGTTACGGTACGTTGCTCTTTTTATTGCACCGGTGCTGATATTGGTTTTTGCATTTCAGGATATTTCTGTACCCCATGTCATGGATGGCAATCAATTATTGGCTGCCCAGCAAATACTGCCGGGTGGAGCCAAAGCTATTCTTACATTGGATAATGGGGAAACGGTTTATCTGGATGAGAATGCCGATGGGCGGCAGTTGCAGTTGGCTGGTAAACAAATACAGATAGATTCGACGACCTTGAACTACAGCGCTGCAGACGGGCAGGTTGTGCTGTCAGCTTTGGCATATAATAAAGTTGAAGTGCCTCGAGGCGGTGAGTATACACTTGTTCTGAATGATGGTACAAAAGTACATCTGAATTCAATGAGCAGTCTACGTTTTCCGCTTGCTTTCGAAGCAGGGAAGCGGGAAGTGGAATTGGCGGGAGAAGCTTATTTTGAAGTAAATAAGACCGGTCATCCCTTCATTGTATCGACTCAAGGTATGCAGATTGAGGTGTTGGGAACAACTTTCAATATTTCGGCCTATCCGGGTGAAGAATATCAGGCGACTCTTGTCAGTGGTTCTGTTAAGGTGGACACCGGGGAGGGACAGAGTCTTGTCTTAAAACCTTCACAGCAGGCATCATTAATTCCCGGGAGCGGGAATATACAAGTGCGTACAGTAGATACTGCCTTCTATACATCATGGGTGAAGGGAAAAATCAATTTTAAAGATCAACGGCTGGAAGATATTATGAGAATCCTTTCAAGGTGGTATAATATTGAAGTGGACTATTCAGACGAAGCGTTAAAGAACCTGCGTTTCGGTTGCTATGTGAACCGTTATGAGGAAATAGCTCCTTTCCTTGAGCTACTGGAAGCGACGGAAAACATACATGTCAAAATCAACGGTAAAACTATTATATTCTATAAATAA
- the kduI gene encoding 5-dehydro-4-deoxy-D-glucuronate isomerase produces the protein MKKLVLAFMMGAAAMAANAQVNYKVQTACHPQDVKHYDTELLRSRFMMDKVMAPDEINVTYTLYDRLIYGGAMPVNKTLKLEVFRELGPEITYFLERRELGVINTGGDGVVTVDGKEYPMKYKEALYVGCGNKEVTFKSNDATNPAKFYINSAPAYKPYVTQLITTDAKLQKANPKKYALGISDHYGKMEDSNDRIVNQLIVKDVLERVKDGGTNQLQMGLTELAPGSVWNTMPAHTHTRRMEAYYYFNLKPGNAICHLMGEPQEERLIWLHNEQAITSPEWSIHAAAGTSNYTFIWGMGGENLKYSDKDEIKYIDMK, from the coding sequence ATGAAAAAGTTAGTACTTGCATTTATGATGGGAGCAGCTGCCATGGCAGCCAATGCCCAAGTGAATTACAAAGTGCAGACCGCCTGCCATCCGCAGGACGTGAAGCATTATGACACGGAACTTCTGCGCAGCAGATTCATGATGGACAAAGTGATGGCTCCGGATGAAATCAACGTAACCTACACCCTCTACGACCGATTGATTTACGGTGGCGCCATGCCGGTGAACAAGACATTGAAGTTGGAAGTGTTCCGTGAACTGGGTCCGGAAATCACTTACTTCCTCGAACGCCGCGAACTGGGTGTCATCAATACCGGCGGTGACGGAGTGGTTACTGTAGACGGTAAGGAATACCCCATGAAGTATAAGGAAGCCCTTTACGTAGGCTGCGGAAATAAGGAAGTAACCTTCAAGAGCAACGACGCTACCAATCCCGCCAAGTTCTACATCAACTCGGCCCCGGCCTACAAACCCTATGTTACTCAGCTGATTACCACCGATGCCAAGCTTCAGAAAGCCAACCCCAAGAAATATGCACTGGGCATCTCCGACCATTATGGAAAAATGGAAGACAGCAACGACCGTATCGTAAACCAGCTGATTGTGAAAGATGTACTGGAAAGAGTGAAAGACGGCGGTACCAACCAGTTGCAGATGGGACTCACGGAACTGGCTCCCGGCTCTGTATGGAATACCATGCCTGCCCACACGCACACTCGCCGCATGGAAGCTTACTACTACTTCAACCTGAAACCCGGCAACGCTATCTGTCACCTGATGGGCGAACCGCAGGAAGAACGTTTGATATGGCTGCACAACGAACAAGCCATCACTTCTCCCGAATGGTCCATCCACGCTGCTGCCGGAACCAGCAACTATACTTTCATCTGGGGTATGGGCGGTGAAAACCTGAAATACAGCGACAAAGACGAAATCAAATACATCGATATGAAATAA
- a CDS encoding AAA domain-containing protein, whose amino-acid sequence MTDCEVKEYFSILQEACHVEESSLDVAYRQLRELLERLCRTQMPDGSLQMTDLSARISFVASKAGLSTVEQNRLHTFRLTSNAILNRQTEPQREQLLRDAKTLAFFVKRLTGEEIPAGLYRLLPRADATYIVAPPAKEQIKRMRVCFQYADDTYLYVLPVDTVADEPLRVRYNVPQINEEFAETCRILWRHAQVNLLDVTVDEAGILTPSFIVLEPDYLIDISSLAECFKDYGHHPANYILARLQSPDNTRPLLLGNIANLFLDEWIHAKEAPDYLACMKKAFRSYPIELAACADLRDREKEAEFFSDCKRHFDNIRRTVTETFRASGYELDRTDAVLEPSYICEALGLQGRLDYMQRDMTSFIEMKSGKADEYSIRGKVEPKENNKVQMLLYQAVLEYSMGMDHRRVKAYLLYTRYPLLYPARPSWAMVRRVMDVRNRIVANEYGIQLRNSPQYTAERLKDIHPDTLNERGLDNTLWKRFLYPSIDAVAQRIRSLSSLEQSYFYTLYNFITKELYTSKSGDVDYEGRTGAAALWLSTLAEKCEAGEILYDLAICENHAADAHKPYLSLRTKQMVASRQERVLPNFRQGDAVVLYERNTDTDNVTNKMVFKGNIECISDDEVCIRLRATQQNAGVLPVASLYAIEHDYMDTSFRSMYLGLSAFLSATQRRRDLLLGQRSPEFDTSLDAAITTAPDDFSRIILKAQAARDYFLLIGPPGTGKTSRALRGMVEAFYREGKQILLLSYTNRAVDEISKALASIEPEIDFIRLGSELSCDDSFRPYLIENVLEPCATRRQVQERIARCRVFVGTVATLSSKTELFRLKTFDVAIVDEATQILEPQLLGLLCTRNPAGADAIGKFILIGDHKQLPAVVLQSSEQSEVCDEALQAIGLYNLKDSLFERLYRNLSKESANRQASTSHSSSFIPHPSYDMLCRQGRMNIEVALFPNRAFYGGLLEPVGLPHQQGELTLAPELCDCEFAGLLTRRVAFLPAAVEPPAQSAKMNHSEARIVARLAAAIYRQYAAVSGFNPAVTLGVITPYRSQIALIKKEIAALGIAPLEDILVDTVERFQGSERDVIIYSFCVNRAYQLKFLANMTEENGTRIDRKLNVALTRARKQMFMTGVPQLLKLNPIYAELLSVVCHS is encoded by the coding sequence ATGACGGATTGTGAAGTAAAAGAATATTTTAGTATATTGCAGGAAGCCTGCCACGTTGAGGAAAGCTCCCTGGATGTGGCCTATCGGCAATTGCGCGAATTGCTGGAGCGTTTGTGCCGTACACAGATGCCCGACGGAAGCTTGCAGATGACGGACCTTTCTGCACGTATCAGTTTCGTGGCTTCGAAGGCCGGACTTTCCACCGTGGAACAGAACCGTCTGCATACCTTCCGGCTGACCTCCAATGCTATTCTGAACCGCCAGACGGAACCGCAACGTGAACAGTTGTTGCGTGATGCCAAGACACTGGCATTCTTTGTCAAGCGCTTGACAGGGGAGGAGATACCTGCCGGGCTTTATCGCCTGCTGCCCCGTGCGGATGCCACCTATATAGTGGCGCCGCCCGCCAAAGAGCAGATAAAGCGCATGCGCGTCTGTTTTCAGTATGCCGATGATACTTACTTATATGTACTGCCAGTAGACACTGTGGCCGATGAGCCGTTACGTGTCCGTTACAATGTACCTCAGATTAATGAAGAGTTTGCAGAAACCTGCCGGATTCTGTGGCGGCATGCCCAGGTCAATCTGCTGGATGTTACGGTGGACGAAGCCGGCATACTTACTCCTTCCTTTATTGTACTTGAGCCCGATTACTTGATAGACATCAGTTCGCTTGCCGAATGCTTTAAGGATTACGGACATCATCCTGCCAACTATATCCTGGCACGGCTCCAGTCGCCGGACAATACCCGTCCGTTACTGTTGGGTAATATTGCCAACCTCTTTCTGGACGAGTGGATTCATGCCAAGGAGGCACCCGATTATTTGGCATGCATGAAGAAGGCCTTCCGTTCTTATCCCATTGAGCTGGCAGCATGTGCCGACCTGCGCGACCGGGAGAAGGAAGCCGAATTCTTTTCCGATTGCAAGCGCCATTTCGACAATATCCGCCGGACGGTGACAGAAACATTCCGTGCATCCGGCTATGAACTCGATAGGACTGATGCCGTGCTGGAACCCTCTTACATCTGTGAAGCATTGGGTTTGCAAGGGCGTCTGGACTACATGCAGCGGGATATGACCTCGTTCATTGAAATGAAGTCCGGTAAGGCGGACGAGTATTCCATCCGTGGTAAGGTGGAGCCTAAAGAAAACAATAAGGTACAGATGTTGCTCTATCAGGCTGTGTTGGAGTATTCTATGGGAATGGACCATCGACGTGTAAAGGCCTACCTGCTCTATACCCGTTATCCGTTGCTTTATCCGGCACGTCCTTCGTGGGCAATGGTGCGCCGTGTGATGGATGTGCGTAACCGGATTGTAGCCAATGAATATGGCATCCAGTTACGGAACAGCCCGCAGTATACGGCAGAGCGCCTGAAAGACATTCATCCGGACACCTTGAACGAGCGCGGTTTGGACAATACCTTGTGGAAACGTTTCCTTTACCCTTCCATCGATGCCGTAGCGCAACGCATCCGTTCGCTTTCGTCGTTGGAACAAAGCTATTTTTATACGCTCTATAATTTTATAACCAAGGAACTCTATACCTCCAAATCTGGAGATGTGGATTATGAAGGACGTACCGGCGCTGCCGCCCTCTGGCTTTCCACACTGGCTGAGAAATGTGAGGCAGGTGAAATTCTGTACGATTTGGCTATTTGCGAGAATCATGCGGCAGATGCGCATAAACCGTATTTGTCCCTCAGAACGAAGCAAATGGTTGCTTCCCGGCAGGAGCGGGTTCTGCCCAATTTCCGCCAGGGTGATGCGGTGGTTCTTTACGAACGGAATACGGATACCGACAACGTTACCAACAAGATGGTGTTTAAAGGTAATATAGAGTGCATATCCGATGACGAGGTTTGTATCCGTCTTCGTGCCACCCAGCAGAATGCGGGTGTATTGCCTGTTGCTAGCCTCTATGCCATAGAGCACGACTATATGGACACCTCCTTTCGTAGCATGTATCTGGGACTTTCCGCTTTCCTTTCTGCCACCCAAAGACGGCGTGACTTGTTGTTGGGGCAGCGCTCTCCCGAATTCGATACTTCTTTGGATGCCGCTATTACGACCGCTCCGGATGATTTTTCGCGGATTATTCTGAAAGCGCAGGCTGCTCGCGACTATTTCCTTTTAATCGGTCCGCCGGGTACTGGCAAGACCTCTCGCGCGCTGCGGGGCATGGTAGAAGCCTTTTACCGGGAGGGGAAACAGATTCTACTGCTTTCGTATACCAATCGTGCTGTAGATGAAATCAGTAAGGCGCTGGCTTCCATTGAGCCTGAAATAGACTTTATCCGTTTAGGCAGTGAGTTGTCTTGCGATGACTCATTCCGCCCGTATCTGATTGAGAATGTGTTGGAACCTTGTGCCACTCGGCGGCAGGTGCAGGAGCGCATTGCCCGTTGCCGTGTTTTTGTCGGTACGGTTGCCACGCTCTCATCCAAGACCGAACTTTTCCGGTTGAAGACTTTTGATGTAGCGATTGTGGATGAGGCTACCCAAATTTTGGAACCACAACTGCTGGGGTTACTCTGTACCCGCAATCCCGCAGGCGCGGATGCCATCGGCAAATTTATTTTGATAGGTGACCATAAGCAGCTACCCGCAGTGGTCTTGCAGTCGTCCGAGCAGTCGGAAGTGTGTGACGAAGCTTTGCAGGCCATCGGATTGTATAATTTGAAAGATTCCCTTTTCGAACGCCTTTATAGGAATCTCTCCAAGGAAAGTGCCAATCGCCAGGCATCAACCTCTCATTCTTCATCTTTTATCCCTCATCCCTCCTACGACATGCTCTGCCGTCAGGGTCGTATGAATATCGAGGTAGCTTTGTTTCCTAACCGGGCTTTTTACGGTGGTCTGTTGGAACCGGTTGGTCTGCCGCACCAGCAGGGAGAGCTGACTCTTGCTCCTGAGCTGTGTGATTGTGAGTTTGCCGGCTTGCTGACTCGTCGTGTCGCTTTTCTGCCTGCCGCAGTCGAACCGCCGGCACAGTCGGCCAAGATGAACCATTCGGAGGCGCGGATTGTGGCACGGTTGGCAGCGGCTATCTATCGGCAGTATGCAGCTGTTTCCGGTTTTAACCCGGCTGTCACTTTAGGTGTCATCACTCCTTATCGCAGTCAGATAGCCTTGATTAAGAAAGAGATTGCCGCTTTGGGTATTGCTCCTTTGGAGGATATATTGGTAGACACCGTGGAACGCTTCCAAGGTAGCGAACGGGATGTCATTATCTACTCTTTCTGTGTGAACCGGGCTTATCAGTTGAAGTTTCTGGCAAATATGACGGAGGAAAACGGTACTCGGATTGACCGGAAATTGAATGTAGCCCTTACTCGTGCCCGCAAGCAGATGTTTATGACAGGAGTGCCGCAACTATTGAAACTTAATCCTATTTATGCCGAGCTCTTGTCTGTAGTTTGCCATTCGTAA
- a CDS encoding MFS transporter, producing the protein MSTFQNTAGRMTNYRWIICAMLFFATTVNYLDRQVLSLTWKDFISPEFHWTDTHYGYITAIFSIVYALGNLFAGRFIDWMGTKKGYLWAIAVWSIGACMHALCGLATEMTLGIENAANMISATGALASTIAITSVYYFIAARIILGIGEAGNFPAAIKVTAEYFPKKDRAFSTSIFNAGSTIGALIAPLCIPTLARYFQRMGVGNGWEMAFIVIGGLGFIWMGLWIFMYKKPDENPHVNAAELAYIEQDKDNEKDKKATTPTTKDEKSISFLQCFKYPQTWAVFFGKFMTDGVWWFFLFWAPAYISDVYGFSSDTPTAQMLIFVLYAITMLSVYGGKLPTIIINKTGKNPYAARMQAMFIFALFPLLALFAQPLGNKEVFGEQAYWFPIIIIGIAGAAHQSWSANIYSVVGDMFPKSTIATIVGIGGMAGGISSFLINMSSGLLFDYADKTQMVFLGFQGKPAGYFIIFCVCAVSYLIGWCIMKALVPKYKPIIVD; encoded by the coding sequence ATGAGTACATTTCAAAACACCGCAGGGCGGATGACCAATTACCGTTGGATTATCTGCGCCATGCTATTCTTCGCGACAACCGTCAATTACCTCGACCGCCAGGTTCTTTCATTGACCTGGAAAGATTTCATCTCCCCCGAATTCCACTGGACCGATACACACTACGGCTACATCACAGCTATCTTTTCCATCGTCTATGCCTTAGGCAATCTGTTTGCCGGACGTTTCATCGACTGGATGGGAACGAAAAAAGGGTATTTATGGGCCATTGCCGTATGGTCTATCGGTGCTTGTATGCACGCCCTCTGCGGACTTGCCACAGAAATGACCCTCGGCATTGAAAATGCCGCCAACATGATTAGCGCTACCGGTGCATTGGCCTCTACCATAGCCATCACCAGCGTTTACTACTTCATTGCCGCCCGTATCATACTGGGCATCGGTGAAGCAGGAAACTTTCCTGCCGCCATCAAGGTGACTGCCGAATATTTTCCAAAGAAAGACCGTGCCTTCTCCACTTCCATATTCAATGCCGGCTCTACCATCGGAGCACTGATAGCCCCATTGTGTATCCCTACCCTGGCCCGCTACTTCCAACGCATGGGCGTGGGCAACGGCTGGGAAATGGCTTTTATCGTTATCGGCGGATTGGGTTTCATCTGGATGGGACTGTGGATATTCATGTACAAGAAACCTGATGAAAATCCACACGTAAACGCAGCTGAGCTGGCATATATAGAACAAGACAAAGACAATGAGAAGGATAAAAAGGCGACTACTCCGACAACCAAGGATGAAAAGAGCATTTCTTTCCTGCAATGTTTCAAATATCCGCAAACCTGGGCTGTATTTTTCGGCAAATTCATGACTGACGGTGTATGGTGGTTCTTCCTCTTCTGGGCACCCGCATACATTTCGGACGTTTACGGATTCTCCTCAGATACTCCCACGGCACAGATGCTTATCTTTGTGCTCTATGCCATCACGATGTTGTCCGTCTATGGCGGGAAATTGCCCACCATCATTATCAACAAAACCGGTAAGAACCCCTACGCCGCACGCATGCAGGCCATGTTCATCTTTGCACTGTTCCCGCTATTGGCATTGTTTGCACAGCCATTGGGCAACAAGGAAGTATTTGGCGAACAAGCCTATTGGTTCCCGATTATCATCATAGGTATTGCAGGCGCTGCCCATCAGTCCTGGTCGGCCAACATCTATTCTGTGGTAGGTGATATGTTTCCCAAGAGCACCATTGCCACCATTGTGGGAATCGGAGGTATGGCGGGCGGTATCAGCTCATTCCTTATCAACATGAGTTCCGGTTTGCTGTTCGACTATGCCGACAAGACACAAATGGTATTTCTTGGATTCCAGGGCAAGCCTGCCGGATATTTCATCATCTTCTGTGTATGTGCAGTGTCCTACCTGATAGGCTGGTGCATCATGAAGGCACTGGTTCCGAAGTACAAACCGATTATAGTGGACTAA
- a CDS encoding PTS galactitol transporter subunit IIC has translation MEQVFGYIIGLGAAVMMPIIFTILGVCIGIKFSKALKSGLLVGVGFVGLSVVTALLTSSLGPALSQVVEIYGLQLKVFDMGWPAAAAVAYNTSVGAFIIPVCLGVNLLMLLTKTTRTVNIDLWNYWHFAFIGAVVYFASDNIWWGFFAAIICYIITLIMADYTADKFQGFYDKMEGISIPQPFCAGFVPFAVVINKALDKIPGFDKLNIDAEGMKKKFGLLGEPLFLGILVGCGIGALSCKNGQELVDKIPYILGLGIKMGAVMELIPRITALFIEGLKPISDATRELIAKKFKGAVGLNIGMSPALVIGHPATLVVSLLLIPVTILLAVILPGNQFLPLASLAGMFYLFPLVLPITKGNVVKTFIIGLVVLTIGLYFVTDLAPYFTQAAHDVYEKTQDAAVNIPAGFEGGALDFASSPFAWVIFHLTYSLKWIGSGILVLCTLFLMIMNRRAIIKYQKSIKN, from the coding sequence ATGGAACAAGTTTTCGGCTATATCATCGGCTTAGGAGCAGCAGTGATGATGCCTATAATCTTTACAATTTTGGGAGTATGCATCGGCATCAAATTCAGTAAGGCGCTAAAGAGTGGTCTGCTGGTAGGTGTCGGTTTCGTAGGTCTGTCAGTTGTCACTGCGCTGTTGACCAGCAGCCTCGGTCCTGCTCTGAGCCAAGTCGTTGAAATTTACGGTCTTCAGTTGAAAGTATTCGATATGGGATGGCCTGCAGCTGCGGCTGTAGCCTATAACACATCGGTGGGTGCATTCATCATTCCGGTATGTTTGGGAGTAAATCTTCTGATGTTATTAACGAAAACGACCCGTACGGTCAATATCGACCTTTGGAACTACTGGCATTTCGCATTTATCGGCGCAGTCGTTTATTTTGCCAGCGACAATATCTGGTGGGGTTTCTTCGCCGCTATTATCTGCTACATCATTACCCTGATTATGGCCGACTATACCGCCGACAAATTCCAGGGATTCTACGACAAGATGGAGGGTATCTCCATTCCCCAGCCTTTCTGCGCAGGTTTCGTTCCATTTGCCGTAGTCATCAATAAAGCATTGGACAAAATCCCCGGTTTTGACAAATTGAACATTGATGCGGAAGGCATGAAGAAGAAATTCGGTTTGCTGGGTGAGCCTCTGTTCCTGGGTATTCTGGTCGGTTGCGGTATCGGTGCTTTGTCTTGCAAGAACGGTCAGGAACTGGTAGACAAGATACCTTATATATTAGGTTTGGGTATCAAGATGGGCGCCGTAATGGAGCTGATTCCGCGTATCACCGCTTTGTTCATCGAAGGCTTGAAGCCTATTTCTGATGCTACCCGCGAGCTGATTGCCAAGAAGTTCAAAGGTGCTGTCGGCCTGAACATCGGTATGAGCCCCGCATTGGTTATCGGCCATCCTGCAACGCTGGTGGTTTCCCTGCTGCTGATTCCCGTAACCATACTGCTGGCTGTCATCCTGCCGGGTAACCAGTTCCTGCCTCTGGCATCGCTGGCCGGAATGTTCTACCTCTTCCCACTGGTACTGCCCATCACGAAAGGAAATGTAGTAAAGACGTTCATCATCGGACTCGTTGTACTGACCATCGGTCTTTATTTCGTAACAGACCTCGCCCCCTATTTCACACAAGCAGCCCACGATGTATACGAGAAGACACAAGATGCTGCCGTGAATATCCCCGCCGGCTTTGAAGGCGGCGCACTGGATTTTGCATCCAGCCCCTTTGCTTGGGTCATTTTCCACCTGACCTACTCGTTGAAATGGATAGGCTCCGGTATCCTTGTATTATGCACATTGTTCCTGATGATTATGAACCGTCGTGCTATCATCAAATACCAGAAATCAATCAAAAATTAA
- a CDS encoding RNA polymerase sigma-70 factor, whose product MALNLIKKDKSHSVVSIKLDEQEFHNIFKEYYAALCSFAFQYMEDADMSADIVQDVFAKLWQIRDDFFYLHQVKAFLYTAVRNHALNELEHSKVAHEYEQKIIAKKADAFFRDAIVEEETFRILSEAIEKLPTQMRAIMQLALEGKKNAEIAERLNVSPETVHTLKKVAYKKLRAFLTDYYYCLLLFI is encoded by the coding sequence ATGGCGCTAAATCTGATAAAAAAGGATAAATCCCACTCTGTTGTAAGCATTAAGCTGGATGAGCAAGAGTTTCATAATATTTTTAAGGAATATTATGCGGCGCTTTGTTCTTTCGCGTTCCAATACATGGAGGATGCGGATATGTCAGCAGATATAGTACAAGACGTATTTGCCAAGTTGTGGCAGATAAGAGACGATTTCTTTTATCTTCATCAGGTGAAAGCTTTTCTTTATACGGCCGTACGTAACCATGCCTTGAACGAACTTGAGCATTCGAAGGTAGCTCATGAATACGAGCAAAAGATTATAGCCAAAAAAGCAGATGCTTTTTTTCGTGATGCGATTGTGGAAGAAGAGACTTTCCGGATTCTGTCAGAAGCTATAGAGAAACTTCCTACCCAAATGAGAGCCATCATGCAGTTGGCTCTGGAAGGTAAAAAGAATGCAGAAATAGCAGAGCGTCTCAATGTCTCTCCCGAAACGGTACATACTCTTAAAAAAGTGGCTTATAAAAAGCTTCGTGCATTCCTTACCGATTATTATTATTGCCTTCTGTTATTTATCTAA